TTTGTTCTGAAAGATTTGCAGAATCAGAACACGAGATCGCAAGTTCAGAGCATGCAGGTAGACAGCAAGCGCAGATGTTTATCTTTGTTCTCTTAATTTCCTGGCACATACCTTGCTCTCCTGTTTTGGAACCACACTTCTACCTGTCTCGCGCTTAGATTCACCCGCCGAGCGAGCTCGTGCTTCTGAGCCTGTCAAGCGTCGTGAGAGAAGCGATCTTTTCGTCAGAGATGTTCTACTTCTACACACACTACATCATGTTCATGCCAATAAAGTAACTGATACGAGGTTAGAGCTCATGCATACGTGGGACAGTATGTTGTGGGCGCGGAAGGTGTCCTCGAGCAGGGTCGACTGCTCCTTTGTGAGCCGGAGCTTCTTCCTCGTCGCCGCACCGTCGCCACCGTCGTCGCTCGGGCTCAGCTCGTGCGACCGGCGGCCGTCATCGTCGGTGATCCTCAACCTCTTCCGAGCACCCTTCTCTGCATTAGTGCCCACCGCAGCTTCTTCCTTGACGCTCTGTGGGAACAGCAAGTCGAATTGCAGCGCCGACGACCTCCGCTCGCCGTGGCTCCTCTTCatatcgccgccgccgccgccgctgcctatCCCTAGGCCAAGCCATGATTTCCCGAAATCCTCGGCCTCCATGGCTAGTCTAGCGCTAAACATGGTGATGGTGTCCGAGACTTCACAGGTCGCCCGGGTAGATGAAGAGGAAGCAGTTCACAAATGGTAGCTAGGATTAGGGAGCAAGTGAGTAGTAGCCGGCGTACGAAGGTTCGGCGTTGCTTTATAGCTGCAGGCAGGCGACTACTGTTGATGCCTGGGAAGGAAACAATGGCAGGACGAAGTCAGTTTCGTGTGCGAATTGAAGACGACAAGAATACCCAGAGGTTAATTCTAATTCTAATTACAAGGAGAGGGCGTTTTACTTGAATACAGGGATCGAGAGAGATGGATTGTATCTGCCACCCGCAAGTTAATGCTCCAATTGGACTGAGATGAGACACGAGGAAGGCAACCGGCTGAGACCAGGAGGGCCGTTTCCCGGTCTCCCGCGAATCAGATGCAAGCATCGATGGTTCCTGAAACCGACGACATTTTAAGAGGCTCTCATTTTTCAACCGTAGACGGCAGCAATAAAAGATGAATAACCCCTCGTTTTTTATCTCTGTGGAAAATGAGAGACTAGCAACGAAAGGCCGTACGTGTGATGAGAGTCAGCTAGCTATTGCTAGCATAGTACTGCAAGTTGTGAACTCAACAGGTTATGTTCTCtgaaaacaaattaaaataCAAATGGTACACGTCTATCTTGTCTGAATGTACTCTGGAGAAAAAAACGCAGCAGGCTGAGAATCTGTTCAAAGTGCATCACCTGTGTCCTCTACAAGTCCCTTCGCTGGCCTTGGAGATCAAGCAAGCGGCACAGGTTCAgtgcatgatgatgatggataTATGATCCATGTCTGCACAGGCATCAACTCATCTGccaaaggccttgtttagttgtcaaagttttgaaggtgccaaattactgttacagcattctagtacactgtagcgtttcgtttgtatttgtgaattattgtccaaacattgactaattaggctcaaaagattcgtctcgcaaagtacaacaaaactgtgcaattagtttttaatttcgtctacatttagtactccatgcagcatgtatcgcaagtttgatatgatggggaatcttctttttgcatagtgctaaagttgagaGTTAAGGTGACCTAAACAAGGGCAAAGCATGGGAAAGATTGATATCAAAGTCAAGAGTTACACAGCATACAACAGGTCAGAAAGAAGAAACAGTTGAGCCCAATCTCTCTGCACTGATTATTCCTAGGACACTCTCGTAGTACTGTACCTTTTGTCCTTGTCCGCATTTAGATGGTTCCGTTCATGGAACCGAACGAGCTAAGTGAGCTCGACCTGCATCGATAATGGCGAGGATGCACCGGTCAttgtccggcggcggcggatgtgCCGCATTCGCTGAAAATATGATCAGCGACACACCCACACGTACAACCCCAAACCGTTCACGCAAGCCAGAACAAAACAACCCTTTGTCTGCCAATCTCGCCGGCTAGCTCAGAACAAAGACTCTGAAACCATCGATCTCAGGgcagcaactttttttttcataggaACCCGGCCGTGTTCTTACTGCGATCACTTGCGCCTCTTGCGGCACCCGGCATGGCATTGTTACTGGGGTGGAGGTGGTTGAGATCTCCCCATCATTTGCTCGAAAATTCAAGCGGTCAAAAAGGAGGGGTTTATTACCCTTGATGCAGAAGCTTCTGAACTTTTAACGCTCTAGCTGATTTCTCGTGATAACATATGCTGATTTGGAAAGATTCGTCCGGTGTTCTTCACTGTTTTCGCATGATAATGTATTTTTGTTGGACTGATTCGTTCAAAGACATGGGTCGCCTGATTCAACCCTTCGATGCCTACGTTTCAGTCGTCGAATCAATGAGTTTTGAACAGTGTACAGACAGTGTGTGTATATAGGCAGCCACCAAAGCTGTCGACGAGGTCTTCTTTTAACCTAATTAAGATTCCTACCAcagctcttcttttttttgttttgctctTTTGGATTTGGGTTTTCAACCTGACCTTTTTCACATGATTCACCTGTGTGCATGCAGGTGgagttattttatttatgcCAAAAAAGAGGATAAATAAAGCGCGCCTCGAGAAACATGTAATGCCGAGAAAGCTGAATTgcggtaaaaaaaaatgaaatgctAACGCGGCGTGGAAAGTTTAGTTTGTTCAAGGGAATATTATGAAAAATATGAGGCAAAGACtatattctatttttttttccctccctgGTAATCTCAAATCGGCAAGAAATTAAACAAAAACGTGTCTCTCCATTATTGTGTTTTTTTCGAAGCACGCGTGTCCATAAGAAGTAGTAGTAATCGGGGTTGCATGAAGCACGGTTTGTCTAGTCAGAAGAATTCCATCAACTCCTAATGTTTTGAGGTCAGAAGAGTTCAACTCCTAGTGCTTTCAGGTCATCTCCTAGGAAGGAACGAGCCTTCCTATGAAACGGTCCTCATCATCTGAACTGCTACTGCCATTTTCCTCCAGATTTAAACTTTTGGACAAACTAAACTATGCTTCTTTTCCTGAGACAAAAATCCACGAACTCATCAGACTGTTGCCTCAGCTTCATGCAGTGCCCTCCCTTCCCAGAAGCTTCAGAGACGTCGTCTCAATCGCGGCAGCTGTTACGTTGCTTGTTCCATCTGGGCCGGAGCTTGAGACTGAGACGTCAGACGCCTTAGAACCCATGCATCCCTGCCGCCTCGTGCCATCAACCGGCTTATAATAATGCTAATCGAACACTAATCAGTGCAGGATTTTGACTCATCTATACCTTTCTCCTGCAGACAGGTTCAGCTGCTGCCCACACGTCAGCATGGATGTCTGATGTCTCTACTGCTGGTCATTTCATTGACCGGCCGGCCAAAATGTGCTTGTTGGACGGTCAATCAGGGCACAGAGCTCCACCTGCACGCACGCACGAGGAAGACCACCAGCAGCAGAGCTCTGAAGAAACCGATggttccatctccatctccttctAATCTTCTTCTACGAAGCTCTCTCCGGTGGAGTGAGTGACAGGGTGACAAGGACTCTCAGGCTTGTTTGCTTCCAGCCCCTGGAGAAAACATGTCTGACCTGAAAACTTGCTTCAACCAAACGACGCACTCCTCGATCGAGTTGCCTGTGCAGGCAAAAATCGAACACCTTCACACGCCCACATGCCTGTAAGTTTTCACGTCTCGAAGAAAAATTTAGGTTTCCATCGCCGAGCGAGGAAGTCGTCGATCGTACGTTCGTCCTCGAATGCATGCGCGGCCGGGCGCCGGCGACCATCGGCCGTCGCGTCGGTGTCCCGCCCGTGCCGTCTCCGCCGAAAAATCTTGGACCGCCGCTGGCGCGCGCATCAGGGCTAGATTTCGGgtgacgcgcgcgcgcgggcggaaATGGTCGTGTCGTACGTGCCGCGGCTTCCTCCGGTCGTCCGCAGCCCgcacgagcggcgcggcggcttcTCTCCCACAGGAAGAAGCACGGACTGCACGGCTGGGGTCCAAACTTCAAAGGTGACGGGACAGTTTTTCTAatctagggaaaaaaaaactctagtTTCTTgttgtgatgatgatgagatttGCTACCGTTTACTTTGTGCAGCGGCCGTACACGTACTCGGGGAAAACCTGCAGGTGCGGTGCACGTATTGACCTATCCGTCCTTTTCTCTTGCGCAGACCATATACTGTAACTGTCCAAATTCCAAGTGTGCGACTTTTGTGCCAGTGAAATTCGTAAATTATATTTTAGattactctaatttttttttctaaaggtGTATTAGGATTTGGAGAAGTTTTCTAATTTTATCATCCAATTAGCTGTGCAATCGGCTTTTTATCGAATTTGACTAACTGTAAGTCAAATGCTAAATTTGACCTGTTCAAATATTAATATTTCTTATAAAAATGCCTAACTCTTATCCATTGGAAATAGTAACTTTTTCTCGAGCAGACAGAGAAAATACTGCAAGGCGGCCTGGTCAAAAAGCCGCGCCGTAGGCAGCCAGCGGGCCTTAGCACCTTGGGCTCAACCGTTCTACCGCGCGCGCATGCCGCCGAAGATGAAGGCAGCAAACGGGCCTCTCTACCGTTAGCTCGCCGGAACACCTACTCCTTTCCCGTTAAACAGAACCGTAGGCTGTAGCCCAGCCTCAAATTGCACAGGGACGCGCCCAGGAAACAGACGGGCCGATCGGGGAGGGCGAGAAATACGTACACAGCacacacagccaaggcccaaggggACTTCGGGATTACTGTCTTGGGCCACAGAGCCAGTTCCAAACGTATCTGCTTAGGTTGGGCCCTTTTTCATTGTGGTCCATGGTCGTCGATCGAGCTGGTTCGTTGTGCAATTCGTGGGCCAA
Above is a genomic segment from Setaria viridis chromosome 4, Setaria_viridis_v4.0, whole genome shotgun sequence containing:
- the LOC117853913 gene encoding homeobox-leucine zipper protein HOX18, whose product is MFSARLAMEAEDFGKSWLGLGIGSGGGGGDMKRSHGERRSSALQFDLLFPQSVKEEAAVGTNAEKGARKRLRITDDDGRRSHELSPSDDGGDGAATRKKLRLTKEQSTLLEDTFRAHNILSHAQKHELARRVNLSARQVEVWFQNRRARTKLKQTEVDCEILKRCCESLTGENQRLKHELAQLQRSSAAASGLYVQFPRGAAAAAGGVCPSCEKVTVTTSGGETSKSSSSYSS